The proteins below are encoded in one region of Winogradskyella helgolandensis:
- a CDS encoding DUF6268 family outer membrane beta-barrel protein: MRKNTLYYLTFGLVSMVSYGQKMFTTTDAGDVMALEYGNYLNLNDIQLENKSVAIDFTSLLDNPTFGFGIDYTNHSIDFEDYDRFHDYSAFEELHSVEIYARYKKALVNNWDLNLTVAPYLSSTFNEAISSDDFVLSYSVNFLKTWDKDGLKSTLKLGAGYGSLFGEPNFYPLVSYSKNVSKKLRYEIGIPVTGVFYKLNAQSSLDFKAEPESIYSNNASGFGIESDEIVYNSKLEFKAVKLGLGYKFRFDENWSTYFNMGYIMASELSLTDNNNKIYDFDSKESVALNIGISFNINKK, translated from the coding sequence ATGAGAAAAAACACATTATATTATTTAACCTTTGGCTTAGTCTCTATGGTGTCTTATGGACAAAAAATGTTCACTACTACAGACGCAGGAGATGTAATGGCTCTTGAATATGGGAATTATTTAAACTTGAATGACATTCAATTAGAAAATAAATCTGTAGCCATAGATTTTACGTCTCTATTAGATAATCCAACTTTTGGGTTCGGAATAGATTATACAAATCATAGTATCGATTTTGAAGACTATGATAGGTTTCACGATTATAGCGCATTTGAAGAATTGCATAGTGTTGAGATTTATGCAAGATATAAGAAAGCCTTGGTTAATAATTGGGATCTGAACCTTACAGTGGCTCCTTATTTGTCATCAACATTTAATGAGGCAATTTCTAGTGACGATTTTGTTTTAAGTTACTCCGTAAACTTTCTAAAAACTTGGGATAAGGACGGGCTTAAATCAACTTTAAAACTAGGTGCAGGTTATGGATCCTTATTTGGAGAGCCAAACTTTTACCCTTTAGTGTCTTATTCTAAAAATGTTAGTAAAAAATTAAGATATGAAATAGGTATACCTGTTACAGGTGTTTTTTATAAACTGAATGCACAGAGTAGTCTAGACTTTAAAGCAGAACCAGAATCTATTTATAGTAATAATGCGTCAGGATTTGGTATTGAAAGTGATGAAATAGTGTATAATTCTAAGCTAGAATTTAAAGCTGTAAAATTAGGATTGGGCTATAAGTTTCGTTTCGATGAGAATTGGTCTACTTATTTTAATATGGGATATATCATGGCAAGTGAACTTAGCTTAACAGATAACAACAATAAAATTTATGATTTTGATTCTAAGGAATCAGTAGCATTGAACATAGGAATTAGTTTTAATATAAATAAAAAGTAA
- a CDS encoding Kelch repeat-containing protein: MNNKSAIRMLYLGVALALFSSCNSDDDDDDTLGNWVKKSTFNEEARSSSTAFTIGNIGYMGTGYDGSDYYSDFWGYNMDTNSWQQLSDFPGLERSSAVSFVIGDDGYIGTGYNGDSNDELSDFYKYDVGSNNWTAIADFGGSARYGAVGFGSDSNGYVGTGYDGSDKKDFWKYNPASDSWEEVFGFGGDKRRDGVTFTIGDEVYLATGISNGVYELDFWSFNLNTEVWTQLEDVDEDDDDYVYRSNAVAFTIDGKGYIACGEYSGSLSTVYEYTPSSETWVERTAFELYARRDAIAFSDGARAFVALGRNGTLYLDDNMEFFPNEEQDDDDN, from the coding sequence ATGAATAACAAATCAGCCATAAGAATGCTTTATTTAGGTGTTGCATTAGCACTGTTTTCTAGTTGCAATAGTGATGATGACGATGATGACACTTTAGGGAACTGGGTAAAGAAATCTACATTTAACGAGGAAGCACGAAGTAGTTCAACAGCCTTTACCATTGGTAATATTGGATACATGGGAACAGGTTATGACGGAAGTGATTATTACAGTGATTTTTGGGGTTATAATATGGATACCAATTCTTGGCAGCAGTTATCAGACTTTCCTGGTTTAGAGAGAAGTTCTGCAGTGTCATTTGTAATTGGAGATGACGGTTATATTGGTACAGGTTACAATGGTGATTCTAACGATGAATTATCTGATTTTTATAAATATGATGTAGGCTCAAACAACTGGACAGCAATTGCAGATTTTGGAGGTTCAGCAAGATATGGAGCTGTTGGTTTTGGGTCAGATTCAAATGGTTATGTGGGAACCGGTTATGACGGAAGTGATAAAAAAGATTTCTGGAAATATAATCCTGCTTCAGATTCTTGGGAAGAAGTCTTCGGTTTCGGAGGAGATAAAAGAAGAGATGGTGTCACCTTCACAATTGGTGATGAGGTGTATTTAGCAACGGGTATAAGTAATGGTGTATACGAATTAGATTTCTGGTCCTTTAATTTAAATACAGAGGTTTGGACACAACTTGAAGATGTAGATGAAGATGACGATGATTATGTTTACAGATCTAATGCGGTAGCGTTTACAATAGATGGTAAAGGGTATATTGCATGTGGTGAGTATTCAGGTAGTTTGAGTACTGTTTATGAGTATACTCCTTCAAGTGAAACTTGGGTGGAAAGAACGGCATTTGAGCTTTATGCAAGACGAGATGCTATAGCTTTTAGCGATGGTGCTCGTGCATTTGTAGCTTTAGGTAGAAACGGAACGTTATATTTGGATGATAATATGGAGTTTTTCCCTAATGAAGAACAAGATGACGATGATAATTAA
- a CDS encoding DUF4270 family protein: protein MLKSFLKLFTAITILMVIISCSTDNEYESLVAGEDFTGTNIRVLSIDTFSVKLSTMKFDSITTSTSGRLLIGQYNDDDMGIINTSAYVQLSPSAYYLDNDAILDSVGLVLGYDNYYYNDTTQVATLNIHKLTDKMTSDDLYFYNTTETSYEATPLITKSYYPTPNNDSLFVTLPYNFGEELFNGIRDNIITDQESLYQQLKGLTIQPSSNDDGSVIGFSTDTGLSYLRFYYTIPDELETDEYTYDMTINTYYNHIESDVTGLPLEAITGQEYNLTSTESGNISYNQAGTGYVTRIEFPSIKNLYNIGGSEGTILDATLYIEPNSLSHSDIQPLSETLLLYTIDQNNDLASQISNSVDVVTATTTNVDSEFNQVAFTVPVIDFIDQKLNESPITQDALIMIPTDYNSTINKIIFNDSQRSNFNTKLVITYAVYE from the coding sequence ATGTTGAAATCATTTCTAAAATTATTTACAGCGATTACTATTTTGATGGTAATTATATCGTGCTCTACAGACAATGAATACGAAAGCTTAGTTGCCGGTGAAGACTTTACTGGCACAAATATTAGAGTCCTATCTATTGATACTTTTTCAGTAAAACTATCTACCATGAAATTTGACTCTATAACAACCTCAACTAGTGGTAGACTATTGATAGGACAATATAACGATGACGATATGGGTATCATAAACACGTCTGCTTATGTCCAACTAAGCCCTTCTGCATATTACTTAGATAATGATGCTATTTTAGATAGTGTAGGTTTGGTTCTTGGTTATGATAATTACTATTATAACGACACCACACAGGTTGCAACACTTAATATTCATAAGCTAACCGATAAGATGACTTCTGATGATCTTTATTTTTATAATACAACAGAGACCTCATATGAAGCAACACCTTTAATAACTAAATCTTATTATCCCACACCAAATAATGATTCTCTTTTCGTAACCCTACCCTACAATTTTGGAGAAGAACTATTTAATGGTATACGAGATAATATTATTACAGATCAAGAATCACTGTATCAACAACTTAAAGGATTAACAATTCAGCCAAGTTCTAACGATGACGGTTCTGTAATTGGTTTTTCTACAGATACTGGCTTAAGCTACCTTCGCTTTTATTATACTATACCAGATGAATTAGAGACTGATGAGTACACCTATGATATGACAATTAACACCTATTATAACCATATAGAAAGTGATGTCACGGGTTTACCTCTAGAAGCCATTACTGGCCAGGAATACAACCTCACCTCCACAGAAAGCGGAAATATAAGCTACAACCAAGCAGGTACTGGTTATGTGACTAGAATTGAATTCCCGTCCATTAAAAACTTATATAATATTGGTGGTAGTGAAGGCACAATTTTAGACGCAACATTATACATAGAACCCAATTCATTATCACATTCAGATATTCAACCCTTAAGTGAAACCTTATTACTTTATACGATTGATCAAAATAATGATTTGGCAAGTCAGATAAGTAATAGTGTTGATGTTGTCACAGCAACGACAACAAATGTTGATTCAGAATTTAATCAGGTTGCTTTTACAGTGCCGGTAATTGATTTTATAGACCAAAAATTAAATGAGAGCCCTATAACACAAGATGCCCTTATTATGATTCCAACAGACTATAATTCGACTATAAATAAAATTATTTTTAATGACAGTCAGCGGTCAAACTTTAACACCAAATTAGTTATAACCTATGCAGTATATGAATAA
- a CDS encoding PorP/SprF family type IX secretion system membrane protein, giving the protein MKLRNMELLYSSDKTEKTLKRIIIIIAVLVGLKSHAQDPIFTQSNYIQETINPGFSGFEDSDRIAAGVLTRTQWPNLDLRVDTQYAYLNKSFDYGPSLGFGVGVNFLRQHEAFSNYNYYQLNVNYAHRVNLDGGWYFRPALEVGLGFKDVAFGNLTLADQININSGVVNPVSVDPLSNTVDNVFFGDISAGFVFEKEEFNGLTYWFGASAKHLNRPNISFVDGEELPLDIFYSLHGNFRFPFRNDYSIMMTANYMQQGEYNRLDIGSLFMVNQFLIGVTAATNPAKNDNNSHMLTSVNGFFGLEYTEFRFGLSYDMNTSKIGRTNGVYELSVTYLSSCRRCKTDRSRKR; this is encoded by the coding sequence ATGAAATTAAGAAACATGGAGCTTTTGTATTCATCAGATAAAACCGAAAAGACATTGAAAAGAATTATAATTATTATCGCGGTTTTAGTGGGTTTAAAATCGCATGCTCAAGATCCTATTTTTACGCAATCTAACTATATACAAGAAACAATAAATCCTGGATTCTCAGGTTTTGAAGATAGCGATAGAATTGCAGCCGGAGTATTAACGAGAACACAGTGGCCAAATTTAGATTTAAGAGTAGATACACAATACGCCTATCTCAATAAATCGTTTGATTATGGACCAAGTTTGGGTTTCGGAGTGGGAGTAAATTTTCTAAGACAACACGAAGCATTTAGTAATTATAATTATTATCAGCTTAATGTCAATTACGCACATCGTGTTAATTTAGATGGTGGTTGGTATTTTAGACCAGCCTTAGAAGTTGGTTTGGGTTTTAAAGATGTTGCATTTGGTAATCTTACTTTGGCTGATCAGATAAATATTAATTCTGGTGTAGTGAATCCTGTGTCTGTAGACCCGTTAAGTAATACAGTAGATAATGTGTTTTTTGGAGATATTTCTGCTGGCTTTGTTTTTGAAAAGGAAGAATTTAATGGATTAACCTATTGGTTTGGTGCTTCAGCAAAACATTTGAATCGCCCCAATATTTCATTCGTAGATGGAGAAGAATTACCATTAGATATCTTCTATTCTTTACATGGTAATTTTAGATTTCCATTTAGGAATGATTATAGCATTATGATGACGGCCAATTACATGCAACAAGGGGAATATAATCGTTTAGATATTGGATCATTATTTATGGTGAATCAATTTCTTATTGGTGTTACTGCGGCTACTAATCCTGCGAAGAATGATAATAACAGCCATATGTTAACCTCTGTCAATGGATTCTTTGGATTAGAATACACGGAGTTTAGATTCGGTTTGTCTTACGATATGAATACTTCTAAAATAGGAAGAACCAATGGAGTTTATGAGCTATCTGTAACCTATTTATCTTCTTGTAGACGATGTAAAACCGATCGTAGTAGAAAACGCTAA
- a CDS encoding DUF4907 domain-containing protein gives MKRIYNYKAVLLGITILFVMFFYFQSGSDDTITVKETPYALQVIEQDSSWIYEVYNNDSLFIRQEYIPAVKGRQGFTSKEDAEKIGNLVIRKLSENKMPVISMTELYANAIDFTNN, from the coding sequence ATGAAAAGAATTTATAACTATAAAGCTGTATTACTAGGCATTACAATTTTATTTGTGATGTTTTTTTATTTCCAATCAGGAAGTGATGACACTATTACTGTTAAAGAGACACCTTATGCATTACAGGTGATAGAACAAGATAGTTCTTGGATTTATGAAGTGTATAATAATGATAGTTTGTTTATTCGCCAAGAATATATACCAGCAGTGAAAGGAAGACAAGGTTTTACATCTAAAGAGGATGCTGAAAAAATTGGAAACCTTGTGATACGTAAGCTCTCAGAAAACAAAATGCCAGTAATAAGTATGACGGAATTATATGCGAATGCTATAGATTTCACGAATAATTAA
- a CDS encoding SLC13 family permease — translation MKSTKQKTGLVLGPLLFILIKLFCHPEGLGDSANAILASTSWVAVWWITEAISIPVTALLPIVLFPLSGGLSLSGTTAAYGHKYIFLFLGGFILAIAIEKWNLHKRIALNIIKIVGTNVSRIILGFMVATALLSMWISNTATAVMILPVGMAIVLQLQDNPKTKANENLIFGKALMLAIAYSASIGGMATLIGTPPNLVLAGVVESTYNTEITFSQWFMFGFPISVVLLLICWIYLTRFAFKFERKEFPGGRQEINKQLNALGKIAYEEKVILIVFGITAVAWISRSFLLSQWLPAMDDTIIAIMASVILFLIPNKKKSQALVSWEDAVKLPWGILLLFGGGMALAIGFESSGLAIWIGNQLTSLIGVSLFILLLVLIASVNFLTEITSNMATTAMLLPVLVSLAAVINVHPYILLVSATLAASCAFMLPVATPPNAVVFGSGYLKIEDMVKKGIWMNLISILLVTLIVYFILPLIWDLS, via the coding sequence ATGAAATCAACAAAACAGAAAACAGGTCTTGTTTTAGGCCCACTCTTATTTATACTCATTAAGCTTTTTTGTCATCCTGAAGGCTTAGGAGATTCTGCAAATGCTATTTTAGCCTCTACGTCTTGGGTAGCCGTTTGGTGGATTACTGAAGCCATTTCTATACCTGTAACGGCCTTATTACCAATTGTACTGTTTCCGTTATCGGGAGGTTTATCTTTAAGTGGCACCACAGCAGCTTATGGACATAAATACATTTTCTTATTTCTAGGCGGCTTTATATTAGCAATTGCTATTGAAAAATGGAATTTACACAAACGTATCGCCCTAAACATTATTAAAATAGTTGGGACGAATGTGAGTCGGATTATCCTCGGGTTTATGGTTGCTACGGCTTTGTTATCCATGTGGATTTCTAATACGGCCACAGCTGTGATGATTTTACCCGTTGGGATGGCCATTGTTTTACAACTACAGGATAATCCTAAAACAAAAGCCAATGAAAACCTGATATTTGGTAAAGCGTTAATGTTGGCCATCGCTTATAGCGCTTCCATAGGTGGTATGGCAACATTGATTGGCACACCACCCAATTTAGTGTTGGCAGGTGTTGTTGAAAGCACGTATAACACTGAAATTACATTTTCGCAATGGTTTATGTTTGGCTTTCCTATAAGTGTTGTGTTATTGCTAATATGCTGGATTTATTTAACTCGATTTGCCTTTAAATTTGAGCGAAAAGAATTTCCTGGAGGACGCCAAGAAATTAACAAACAGCTTAATGCTTTAGGCAAAATAGCTTATGAAGAAAAAGTGATTCTAATTGTGTTTGGCATTACTGCCGTAGCATGGATTAGTAGATCGTTTTTATTAAGCCAATGGCTACCAGCCATGGATGATACTATTATAGCTATTATGGCTTCCGTTATTTTATTTTTAATTCCTAATAAGAAAAAAAGTCAGGCTTTAGTCTCTTGGGAAGATGCCGTAAAATTACCTTGGGGCATTTTGTTACTTTTTGGAGGTGGTATGGCCCTAGCTATAGGATTTGAATCTAGTGGTTTAGCGATATGGATTGGCAATCAATTGACGTCTTTAATTGGAGTCTCATTGTTTATACTATTATTAGTATTAATTGCTTCTGTTAACTTTCTAACCGAAATCACATCCAATATGGCAACCACAGCCATGCTGTTACCTGTATTGGTGTCGTTGGCTGCCGTTATCAATGTGCATCCTTATATATTACTGGTAAGTGCGACATTAGCGGCTTCTTGTGCTTTTATGCTACCTGTGGCAACTCCACCTAACGCCGTTGTCTTTGGGTCGGGTTATTTAAAAATAGAAGATATGGTAAAGAAAGGGATTTGGATGAATCTAATTTCCATCTTACTGGTGACTTTAATAGTTTATTTCATCTTACCTCTAATTTGGGATTTGAGCTAA
- a CDS encoding PorV/PorQ family protein gives MNKSQSLMFLLLLFGLYGNSQSNNLTGSPYSLFGLGVESNSGTGRNSGLGNTGISLDANYGINLYNPAAFATLKENEITFDFGGSAELTNLTGGDANEQRSNYNFTNISIAFNHNNDYGIGLTLKPATNVGYSLIGLENNIEGSDEQFTTNIGGTGGISELRLDYARTFFENFNVGIKASYLFGKIEESESIVTSNSYLEIIETNYYGGAQFGLGLQYKLLDKHNFGFTMDLPTKLKGTKDVFVGKYSNSAYSTLEETEDESIDSFYLPLKLGFGYSTSFKNLLLTADYNKKFWSATNQSDAIGDYVDQDIFGLGASYAVDPTSYKYWKRVDFRMGLNYNSGYLEVDDTKINTYSASFGIGLPIGKRSLVNISYTLGKKGTTDSILIEEFVNTLNVNISLSDLWFQKRKFN, from the coding sequence ATGAATAAATCTCAATCCCTAATGTTTTTATTACTACTGTTTGGGTTATATGGTAACTCACAGTCTAATAATCTTACTGGTTCTCCCTATTCTCTTTTTGGTTTAGGTGTAGAAAGTAATTCTGGTACAGGTAGAAATAGTGGACTTGGTAATACAGGTATTTCGTTAGATGCCAACTATGGCATTAACCTCTATAATCCGGCGGCTTTTGCTACATTAAAAGAAAATGAAATTACTTTTGATTTTGGTGGCTCTGCCGAACTTACTAATCTTACAGGTGGTGATGCCAATGAGCAAAGATCAAATTATAACTTCACCAATATATCAATAGCGTTTAATCATAATAACGACTATGGCATCGGTTTAACTTTAAAACCAGCAACAAATGTGGGTTACTCCTTAATTGGATTAGAAAACAATATTGAAGGTAGTGATGAACAATTCACAACTAACATTGGTGGTACTGGTGGTATCAGCGAACTAAGGTTAGATTATGCTAGAACATTCTTTGAAAATTTTAATGTTGGTATAAAAGCCTCTTATTTGTTTGGTAAAATAGAAGAAAGTGAATCTATAGTAACATCAAATAGTTATTTGGAAATTATTGAAACCAATTATTATGGTGGTGCGCAATTTGGTTTAGGTTTACAATACAAATTATTAGATAAACACAACTTTGGATTTACTATGGACTTACCTACAAAATTAAAAGGCACAAAAGATGTTTTTGTTGGTAAATACTCAAATTCAGCTTATAGTACACTTGAAGAAACTGAAGATGAATCTATTGACAGCTTTTACCTTCCTTTAAAACTTGGGTTTGGTTATAGTACCTCGTTTAAAAATTTACTTTTAACGGCCGATTATAACAAAAAATTCTGGTCGGCAACAAATCAATCTGATGCTATAGGTGACTACGTTGATCAAGATATTTTTGGTCTAGGAGCATCTTATGCTGTTGATCCAACAAGTTATAAATATTGGAAACGCGTAGATTTTAGAATGGGATTAAATTATAACTCAGGTTATCTTGAAGTAGATGATACTAAAATTAATACCTATTCGGCATCTTTTGGTATTGGCTTACCGATTGGTAAAAGGTCTCTCGTGAATATTTCATATACACTTGGTAAAAAAGGAACTACAGATAGTATTCTGATTGAAGAGTTCGTAAATACCTTAAACGTCAATATATCGTTATCAGATTTATGGTTTCAAAAACGAAAGTTTAACTAA
- a CDS encoding LytR/AlgR family response regulator transcription factor, with translation MKCIIIDDEPLAIDVIESYCQALGAVEVISTFTNAIEALDFINNNRIDLVFSDIEMPSISGIELIRSLEGKVPYFIFTTAYPEYALEGFDLNAVDYLVKPIPFPRFIKAVNRVKEMMKLSDVNTSFNVSSAGGETPTHEDDFIFVKSEYENLKIDIKDIKHIQGLKDYLKIHSDNAKPILTLMSFKEMQSKLPENMFIRVHRSYLVNVNKITSIQKNRIIIKDERIPIGESYKSMVYSRLNI, from the coding sequence ATGAAGTGCATAATAATTGATGATGAGCCGTTGGCAATAGATGTTATTGAATCTTATTGTCAGGCCTTAGGAGCCGTAGAAGTGATTAGCACATTTACAAATGCTATTGAAGCCTTAGATTTTATAAATAATAACCGTATAGATTTAGTGTTTTCTGATATTGAAATGCCAAGTATTTCGGGTATTGAATTGATTCGATCATTAGAAGGCAAAGTACCTTATTTTATTTTTACAACTGCTTATCCGGAATATGCTCTAGAGGGTTTCGATCTCAATGCTGTTGACTATTTGGTAAAACCTATTCCGTTTCCTAGATTTATAAAAGCCGTGAATAGGGTAAAGGAGATGATGAAATTAAGTGATGTAAATACATCTTTTAATGTGTCTTCTGCAGGTGGTGAAACACCAACGCACGAAGATGATTTCATTTTCGTTAAATCTGAATACGAGAATTTAAAAATAGATATTAAGGATATAAAACATATTCAAGGTTTAAAAGATTATTTAAAAATTCATTCAGATAACGCGAAACCCATTTTAACTTTAATGAGTTTTAAAGAAATGCAATCTAAATTACCTGAAAACATGTTCATAAGGGTGCATCGCTCTTATCTCGTTAATGTCAATAAAATAACGTCGATTCAAAAAAATAGAATCATAATTAAGGACGAGAGAATTCCCATAGGTGAAAGTTATAAATCTATGGTGTATAGTCGCTTAAATATTTAA
- a CDS encoding sensor histidine kinase, producing the protein MSILTKNISYKEVIVHTIVWICISIFPLLTAYIDLGRIPPDMYVQQLMRPILFYVNYLVFVPYILLKRQLLLYILVSIIFLALYNYISEELIRNTIAEGFRRRMDPPNRPSGPLRMRYAIPLVFSLSIYLLGGIFSLVVDFYKRDRLSKELENEQKEIKLQFLRNQLNPHFLFNSLNSIYALVRSKSDDAPEAVITLSELMRYMLYEAGNNQVTLEKEINYIKNYIALQRLRLKNTEAVKLNIKGETRNLKIYSLLLISFIENAFKYGTDYKGNTHIDIKIVVDNHKLSLSVENIIGLYKRDDKNSGVGLENIKNQLNYLYKNNHELTIEEDKSHYRVHLTLNLNDNEVHNN; encoded by the coding sequence ATGTCCATACTAACAAAGAATATTTCTTATAAAGAGGTTATAGTCCACACTATAGTATGGATATGTATAAGTATTTTTCCCTTACTTACTGCTTATATTGATTTAGGAAGGATTCCACCAGATATGTATGTACAGCAATTAATGCGTCCCATACTGTTTTATGTCAATTATTTGGTGTTTGTCCCATATATATTGCTAAAACGTCAACTGCTCCTCTATATCTTGGTGTCCATTATATTCTTGGCACTCTATAACTATATTAGCGAAGAATTAATCAGAAATACGATTGCAGAAGGGTTTAGAAGAAGAATGGATCCGCCAAATAGACCAAGCGGTCCGCTTAGAATGCGCTATGCAATCCCTTTGGTTTTTTCTTTATCCATTTATCTATTGGGTGGTATTTTTAGTTTGGTGGTTGATTTCTATAAGCGCGATCGTTTATCTAAAGAATTGGAAAATGAACAAAAAGAAATTAAGTTACAATTTTTAAGAAATCAGTTAAATCCTCATTTCTTATTCAACTCATTAAATAGTATTTATGCTTTAGTGAGAAGCAAATCTGATGATGCTCCAGAAGCTGTTATAACACTTTCAGAGTTAATGCGTTATATGCTTTATGAAGCAGGAAATAACCAAGTCACTTTAGAGAAAGAAATAAATTATATAAAGAATTATATTGCCTTACAACGCTTACGCCTAAAAAATACTGAAGCTGTTAAACTTAACATAAAAGGAGAGACAAGAAATTTAAAAATCTATTCTTTGTTATTAATTTCCTTTATAGAAAATGCTTTTAAGTATGGCACAGACTACAAAGGAAATACACATATAGACATAAAAATAGTTGTTGACAATCATAAATTAAGCTTAAGTGTAGAAAATATAATTGGATTATATAAACGTGATGATAAAAACTCTGGAGTCGGATTAGAGAATATAAAAAATCAACTTAATTATTTATATAAAAATAATCATGAGTTGACTATTGAAGAAGATAAGTCGCATTACAGAGTGCATCTAACTTTAAACCTAAATGACAATGAAGTGCATAATAATTGA